One segment of Olsenella uli DSM 7084 DNA contains the following:
- the gdhA gene encoding NADP-specific glutamate dehydrogenase, translating to MNYSQRVMAELRERYADQPEFIQAADEVLETLQPALDAHPEFEEGALLERIVEPERIVMFRVPWVDDKGKVQVNRGYRVEYNSALGPYKGGLRFNPTVSLGMLKFLGFEQIFKNSLTTLPMGGGKGGSDFDPKGKSNMEIMRFCQSFMTELQRHVGPNTDVPAGDLGVGGREIGYLFGQYKRLRNEWSGVLTGKGLSFGGSLARTEATGYGLVYFVQNLLEDHGDSLEGKTVVAHGSGNVAIYAIQKAQQLGAKVVACSDTRGWVYDGEGLSVEALEAIYAAKRSGHDKGVSLAKYSEHRPGAEYHAEDGRNVWKVPCDIALPCARENTLLLEDAQALVANGCKVVGEGANMPTTTEATAYLIESGVAFCPGKAANAGGVAVSGLEMSQNAGHISWTFEEVDERLKGIMASIYQASSNAAKEYGHEGNLVLGANIAGFLKVADAMMAQGVC from the coding sequence ATGAACTATTCCCAGAGGGTCATGGCGGAGCTCAGGGAGCGGTACGCCGACCAACCCGAGTTCATCCAGGCGGCGGACGAGGTGCTCGAGACCCTGCAGCCGGCGCTCGACGCCCACCCAGAGTTCGAGGAGGGCGCACTGCTCGAGCGTATTGTCGAGCCCGAACGTATCGTCATGTTCCGCGTCCCCTGGGTCGACGACAAGGGCAAGGTGCAGGTCAACCGCGGCTACCGCGTCGAGTACAACTCCGCCCTCGGTCCCTACAAGGGCGGCCTGCGCTTCAACCCGACGGTGAGCCTGGGCATGCTGAAGTTCCTGGGCTTCGAGCAGATCTTCAAGAACTCGCTTACCACGCTGCCCATGGGTGGTGGCAAGGGCGGATCGGACTTCGACCCCAAGGGCAAGTCCAACATGGAGATCATGCGCTTCTGCCAGTCCTTCATGACTGAGCTCCAGCGCCACGTCGGCCCAAACACCGACGTCCCCGCCGGCGACCTGGGTGTGGGCGGCCGCGAGATCGGTTACCTGTTCGGCCAGTACAAGCGCCTGCGCAACGAGTGGTCTGGCGTGCTCACCGGCAAGGGCCTCAGCTTCGGCGGCTCGCTCGCTCGCACCGAGGCTACGGGCTACGGCTTGGTCTACTTCGTCCAGAACCTGCTCGAGGACCACGGTGACTCCCTCGAGGGCAAGACCGTCGTCGCCCACGGCTCCGGCAACGTCGCCATCTATGCGATCCAGAAGGCCCAGCAGCTAGGCGCCAAGGTCGTCGCCTGCTCTGACACCAGGGGCTGGGTCTACGATGGCGAGGGACTCTCCGTCGAGGCCCTCGAGGCCATCTACGCGGCCAAGCGCTCCGGTCACGACAAGGGCGTCAGCCTCGCCAAGTACAGCGAGCATCGCCCTGGCGCCGAGTACCATGCCGAGGACGGCCGCAACGTCTGGAAGGTCCCCTGCGACATCGCGTTGCCCTGCGCCCGCGAGAACACCCTCCTGCTCGAGGACGCCCAGGCGCTCGTCGCCAACGGCTGCAAGGTCGTGGGCGAGGGTGCCAACATGCCGACCACGACCGAGGCGACCGCCTACCTCATCGAGAGCGGAGTCGCGTTCTGCCCTGGCAAGGCTGCCAACGCAGGCGGCGTCGCCGTCTCGGGCCTCGAGATGAGCCAGAACGCCGGTCACATCTCCTGGACCTTCGAGGAGGTCGACGAACGCCTCAAGGGCATCATGGCTTCCATCTACCAGGCCTCGTCCAATGCGGCCAAGGAGTACGGCCACGAGGGCAACCTCGTTCTCGGCGCCAACATCGCAGGCTTCCTCAAGGTGGCGGATGCCATGATGGCCCAAGGCGTCTGCTAG
- the carA gene encoding glutamine-hydrolyzing carbamoyl-phosphate synthase small subunit: MNPLVDGMRQQRALLALEDGTVLEGRSCGARGEAFGEIVFNTSMTGYQEIVSDPSYAGQIVTLTYPQVGNYGVNEGCMQSGSPRLRALVVRDMCHAPSNWSSQTSLPDFLCGHGVVAMEGVDTRALTLRIRSAGAMRACVSTMDLDGERLVSRVVASPSISVHNFVPDVSTPTPYVVDAAGPLRFRVVALDCGEKRGITDGLAAQGCEVIVMPWDASCERVLAERPDGVFVSNGPGDPTRVAVTRHTVSQLLGRLPVFGICLGHQLMSLAAGGQIEKLPFGHHGGNEPVMNLLTGKVEVTAQNHGFGLVFPSLGALVGELSGGETDHPRDLRHWCERRLAPVVLTSRLGRVRLTHVNLNDGTPEGMQFLDVPAFSVQYHPEASPGPHDAAYLFRAFARLMEGRDDYLAIDVHEGRRF; this comes from the coding sequence GTGAACCCATTAGTTGACGGCATGCGCCAGCAGCGGGCGCTGCTGGCGCTCGAGGACGGGACGGTGCTCGAGGGGAGGTCGTGCGGCGCTCGTGGCGAGGCCTTCGGCGAGATCGTCTTCAACACCTCCATGACGGGCTATCAGGAGATCGTGAGTGACCCCAGCTATGCCGGGCAGATCGTCACGCTGACCTATCCCCAGGTCGGAAACTATGGCGTCAACGAGGGGTGCATGCAGTCGGGTTCGCCCCGGCTGCGTGCGCTGGTCGTCCGGGACATGTGCCATGCCCCCAGCAACTGGTCCAGCCAGACGAGCCTGCCCGACTTCCTGTGCGGGCACGGCGTCGTCGCCATGGAGGGTGTCGACACGCGCGCGCTGACGCTGCGAATACGCTCTGCGGGTGCCATGCGCGCGTGCGTCTCGACCATGGACCTTGACGGAGAGCGGCTCGTCTCCCGGGTCGTGGCGTCACCGTCCATCTCGGTCCATAACTTCGTGCCGGACGTCTCGACGCCCACGCCCTACGTCGTGGATGCGGCGGGTCCCCTCCGCTTCAGGGTCGTGGCGCTTGACTGCGGGGAGAAGCGCGGCATAACGGATGGCCTGGCTGCCCAGGGCTGTGAGGTCATCGTCATGCCGTGGGACGCGTCTTGCGAGCGCGTGCTGGCCGAGCGCCCGGACGGCGTGTTCGTCTCGAACGGGCCGGGGGACCCCACCCGGGTGGCGGTCACGAGGCACACGGTGTCCCAGCTCCTGGGCAGGCTGCCCGTCTTCGGCATCTGCCTGGGACACCAGCTTATGTCGCTTGCCGCGGGAGGCCAGATCGAGAAGCTGCCCTTCGGCCATCACGGTGGCAACGAGCCGGTCATGAACCTCCTGACCGGCAAGGTAGAGGTCACGGCGCAGAACCATGGCTTCGGGCTCGTGTTCCCCAGCCTGGGCGCCCTCGTCGGCGAGCTTTCGGGCGGGGAGACGGACCATCCCCGCGACCTGCGCCATTGGTGCGAGCGACGGCTGGCGCCCGTCGTCCTGACCTCCCGCCTCGGCCGCGTGCGCCTCACGCACGTGAACCTCAACGACGGCACGCCCGAGGGCATGCAGTTTCTGGACGTTCCCGCCTTCAGTGTCCAGTATCACCCGGAGGCCAGTCCCGGCCCGCATGATGCGGCCTACCTCTTCAGGGCGTTCGCACGCCTCATGGAGGGGCGCGACGACTATCTTGCCATCGACGTGCACGAGGGGAGGCGCTTCTGA